In Neofelis nebulosa isolate mNeoNeb1 chromosome 7, mNeoNeb1.pri, whole genome shotgun sequence, the following proteins share a genomic window:
- the ZDHHC22 gene encoding palmitoyltransferase ZDHHC22 has product MLALRLLNVVAPAYFLCISLVTFVLQLFLFLPSMRQDPSAAWLFSPALLHGALFLFLSTNALGNYVLVIQNSPDDLDACQGPSTRRAPCPPPSTHFCRVCARVTLRHDHHCFFTGNCIGGRNMRNFVLFCLYTSLACLYSMVAGVAYISAVLSISFAHPLAFLTLLPTSISQFFSGAVLGSEMFVILMLYLWFAIGLACAGFCCHQLLLILRGQTRHQVRKGVAVRARPWRKNLQEVFGKRWLLGLLVPMFNVGSESSKQRDK; this is encoded by the exons ATGCTGGCCCTGAGGCTGCTCAACGTGGTGGCCCCCGCCTACTTCCTGTGCATCTCCCTGGTGACCTTCGTGCTGcagctcttcctcttcctgcccaGCATGCGCCAGGACCCCTCGGCCGCCTGGCTCTTCTCTCCCGCGCTGCTCCACGGGGCGCTCTTCCTGTTCCTCTCAACCAATGCCCTGGGCAATTACGTCCTGGTCATCCAGAACTCCCCGGACGACCTGGATGCCTGCCAGGGGCCCTCGACCAGGAGGGCCCCGTGCCCCCCGCCCAGCACCCACTTCTGCCGCGTGTGCGCCAGAGTCACCCTGAGGCACGATCATCACTGTTTCTTCACCGGCAACTGCATCGGCGGCAGGAACATGCGCAACTTCGTCTTGTTCTGCCTCTACACCTCCCTTGCCTGCCTCTACTCCATGGTGGCCGGGGTGGCCTACATCTCAGCAGTCCTTTCCATCTCCTTCGCCCACCCCCTGGCCTTCCTCACgctccttcccacctccatcAGCCAGTTCTTCTCCG gAGCTGTCCTCGGTTCTGAAATGTTCGTCATCCTCATGCTCTACCTCTGGTTTGCTATCGGCCTGGCCTGCGCGGGCTTCTGCTGCCATCAGCTGCTGTTGATCCTGAGGGGGCAAACCCGCCACCAGGTGCGGAAGGGGGTGGCGGTGAGGGCCCGGCCCTGGCGCAAGAACTTACAGGAGGTCTTCGGGAAGAGGTGGCTGCTGGGCCTGCTGGTCCCCATGTTCAATGTTGGAAGTGAGAGCTCCAAGCAGCGTGACAAATAG